One part of the Sporosarcina ureae genome encodes these proteins:
- a CDS encoding MFS transporter, producing MNIQAKSTIRDLRFWRIVIGLGIASVLIFAAMYAIQPLLPILTKQFNVSVSTASLAMSINTIGLILGLVVLGFYSDRLGRSVFVKVSILLTALLFIPMFLTNSFTVILILRFLQGFAMSGVLAAALAYINEEIHERSVSLATALYISFNGTGGMLGRFVTGYLAERWSWELSLQLLTVVGIVVFAILLFFLPKSAYFEPSVESIKKDIQGFGYHLKNPTLLVVFGLGIVLQLSFTGMWTFLPFHLTASPFSLTLDEVSYIYFAYAFGIIGAPMAGSIAVKYGMNTVRFTGVLLLAIGCLLTIAVKLPLIIIGYCIICLGFFSAHSLTAASVSKEATHHKGSAASLYLVSYYVGMAAGSTLVTPLWQFAGWTGLAMFSAVVPVVYVLMIRLRRKVLSRA from the coding sequence ATGAATATACAAGCTAAATCGACAATTCGTGACTTACGATTTTGGCGGATTGTCATTGGTCTCGGTATCGCATCTGTGCTAATCTTTGCTGCGATGTATGCCATCCAACCTTTATTGCCTATATTAACAAAGCAATTTAACGTTTCTGTATCCACTGCGAGTTTGGCCATGTCCATCAACACCATCGGACTTATTTTAGGGCTTGTAGTTCTGGGGTTTTATTCCGATCGTCTTGGTAGATCCGTTTTTGTGAAAGTATCCATTTTACTTACTGCGCTTTTATTCATTCCGATGTTTTTGACTAACTCTTTCACTGTCATACTCATACTGCGATTCCTGCAGGGCTTTGCTATGTCTGGGGTACTTGCGGCAGCACTTGCTTATATCAATGAAGAAATCCATGAACGGTCTGTTAGTTTGGCGACTGCGTTATATATTTCATTTAATGGGACAGGAGGCATGCTCGGACGTTTTGTGACAGGTTATTTGGCGGAACGCTGGTCGTGGGAACTATCGCTTCAGTTATTAACTGTTGTCGGCATAGTGGTGTTTGCTATCTTGCTGTTCTTCTTGCCAAAATCTGCGTACTTCGAGCCAAGTGTAGAGTCGATAAAAAAGGATATTCAGGGCTTCGGCTATCATTTGAAGAATCCTACCTTGCTCGTTGTTTTTGGCTTGGGTATTGTGCTACAACTCAGCTTCACGGGCATGTGGACGTTCCTACCGTTTCATTTAACTGCATCACCTTTTAGTCTGACGCTGGATGAAGTGTCTTATATCTACTTTGCCTATGCATTTGGTATTATCGGCGCTCCAATGGCTGGTTCAATTGCAGTCAAGTATGGTATGAATACTGTGCGCTTTACGGGTGTCCTCTTGTTGGCTATCGGTTGCCTTCTGACTATTGCCGTCAAATTACCTTTGATTATTATCGGATATTGTATAATTTGTTTAGGCTTCTTTTCAGCTCACTCTTTGACGGCGGCTTCAGTCAGCAAGGAGGCGACGCATCATAAAGGAAGTGCGGCGAGTCTATACTTGGTATCTTATTATGTAGGTATGGCAGCGGGTAGTACGCTTGTAACGCCGTTGTGGCAATTTGCGGGTTGGACTGGACTTGCGATGTTTTCGGCTGTCGTACCGGTCGTCTACGTATTGATGATCCGCTTGCGGCGAAAGGTGTTAAGTCGTGCGTGA